In the Astatotilapia calliptera chromosome 5, fAstCal1.2, whole genome shotgun sequence genome, one interval contains:
- the psmf1 gene encoding proteasome inhibitor PI31 subunit encodes MAGLEVLYTCVAGNITCPQDAVVCFVHWELIKNGYRCIGSGDEARSSDKKSELLPADWSNNKELYSLRYKANNSDTQMLLKAITVDSTLIFNLMNSSTQQVSDLTVNINDHVNTDQLHTFDSVFKDADSLSEKVKTQLLPPLDRPTGQRAERKSQRDEEEEAQRRRGEDSDPLRIPSRNPRQGTHPHWPDPMVPPFAAGGADLDPFGSRGGGGMIVDPLRSGYPRSGFDPSSGIPDILPPGAVPPGARFDPFGPVGRHRPGPDPDHMPPPGYDDMFM; translated from the exons ATGGCTGGCTTGGAGGTGTTGTACACCTGTGTCGCAGGTAACATCACCTGCCCGCAGGACGCcgttgtgtgttttgttcacTGGGAGTTGATAAAGAACGGATACAGGTGCATCGGCTCAGGAGACGAG GCCCGCAGCAGTGATAAGAAGTCCGAGCTGCTGCCTGCTGACTGGAGTAACAACAAAGAGCTGTACAGTCTGCGATACAAAGCCAACAACAGTGACACCCAAATGCTCCTCAAGGCAATCACTGTTGATTCCACCTTGATCTTCAATCTGATG aactCCAGCACACAGCAGGTGTCGGACTTAACGGTGAACATCAACGACCACGTGAACACTGACCAGCTTCACACATTTGACAG TGTGTTCAAAGATGCAGACAGTTTGTCAGAGAAGGTGAAGACTCAGCTGCTGCCCCCCCTGGACAGACCGACCGgacagagagcagagaggaagagTCAGcgggatgaggaagaggaggcgcagagaagaagaggagaggacagTGACCCCCTCCGTATTCCCAGCAGGAATCCTCGCCAGGGGACACACCCTCACTG gcCCGACCCCATGGTTCCTCCGTTTGCAGCTGGAGGAGCAGATCTGGATCCCTTTGG TTCTCGTGGTGGTGGTGGGATGATAGTCGACCCCTTGAGGTCAGGTTATCCTCGCTCTGGCTTTGACCCGTCTAGTGGGATACCAGACATTCTGCCTCCTGGAGCCGTTCCCCCAGGAGCTCGCTTCGATCCGTTTGGACCCGTCGGACGTCACAGACCAgg
- the pigu gene encoding phosphatidylinositol glycan anchor biosynthesis class U protein, with the protein MAAPLTLLLIVAVTIRAALFRSSLAELIAERVEVVSPITAWKRVVEGLALLDLGVSPYSGDVFHETPLIIYMFHFLVDYAEITFMLADVITAVALYMAVKEYNKQVFRKQKFALEADRYPMDSLELIRSPKEMYYVPLKVAMFYLLNPFTILSCVAKSTCGLNNAVLALFFLSTIKRNVLLSAIFLCLATYQSIYPITLCAPAMLYFMQRQYIPVNFRRVSFWWFIVQYLFMYLGSLFVLICLSFFLLGSWDYLPSVYGFILSVPDLTPNIGLFWYFFAEMFEHFRLFFLCVFQINVFFYTIPLSIKLKEHPVFLIFMQLAVISIFKSYPTVGDVALYLAFLPVWSHLHRFLRNIFLVSCVLLACSALFPVLWHLWIYAGSANSNFYYAITLLFNVAQILLVSDYFYAFLRREHHLTNGLYLKRKDGSEATLILK; encoded by the exons ATGGCGGCTCCCTTGACTCTGCTGTTGATTGTGGCCGTTACGATCCGTGCCGCTTTGTTCCGGTCCAGTTTGGCGGAGCTGATTGCAGAGAGGGTGGAGGTGGTGTCGCCGATAACCGCCTGGAAGAGAG TTGTTGAAGGTTTGGCTCTGCTTGATTTGGGGGTTTCACCATATTCTGGAGATGTTTTCCATGAG ACTCCTCTCATCATCTACATGTTTCACTTTTTGGTGGACTACGCAGAGATCACATTTATG CTGGCCGACGTGATCACCGCTGTGGCTCTTTACATGGCAGTGAAGGAGTACAACAAACAAGTG TTCAGAAAGCAGAAGTTTGCTTTGGAGGCCGACCGATACCCCATGGACTCTCTGGAGCTCATCAGAAGCCCCAAAGAAATGTACTACGTCCCTCTGAAAGTAGCCATGTT TTACCTGCTGAACCCGTTCACCATCTTATCCTGTGTCGCCAAGTCGACTTGTGGCCTGAACAACGCCGTGCTcgccctcttcttcctctccacaATAAAAA gaaaTGTCTTACTGAGTGCCATATTCCTCTGCTTGGCCACTTATCAGTCCATCTATCCCATCACCCTGTGCGCTCCTGCCATGCTGTATTTTATGCAG CGTCAGTACATCCCAGTGAATTTCCGTCGGGTCAGCTTCTGGTGGTTCATCGTGCAGTATCTCTTCATGTACCTCGGCAGCTTGTTTGTCCTCATCTGTCTCTCCTTTTTCCTGCTCGGCTCCTGGGACTACCTGCCCTCCGTCTACGGCTTCAT TCTCTCGGTTCCTGACCTCACTCCGAACATCGGCCTCTTCTGGTATTTCTTTGCCGAGATGTTTGAACATTTccgcctcttcttcctctgcgtCTTCCAGATTAATGTTTTCTTCTACACCATCCCTCTGTCCATCAAACTAAA ggaGCATCCCGTCTTCCTGATCTTCATGCAGTTAGCTGTGATCTCCATCTTTAAGTCGTACCCCACTGTGGGAGACGTTGCACTCTATCTGGCCTTCCTTCCTGTCTGGAGTCACCTGCACAGAt TCCTGAGGAACATCTTCCTGGTGTCCTGTGTCTTGCTGGCCTGTTCGGCTCTGTTCCCGGTTCTCTGGCACCTCTGGATCTACGCCGGCAGCGCCAACTCCAACTTCTACTACGCCATAACTCTGCTCTTCAACGTGGCGCAG ATCCTGCTGGTGTCAGATTATTTCTACGCCTTCTTGAGAAGAGAGCACCACCTCACCAACGGGCTGTACCTGAAGAGGAAGGACGGCTCTGAGGCGACGCTGATTCTCAAATAA
- the LOC113021769 gene encoding tripartite motif-containing protein 35-like, giving the protein MTDVWDVDTWLTLKPHLHLQVELQASPRLTESEPDLSTVFVLLVPCGARSKCASALGKLAAQSESEKELTCSICHEIFRDPVILSCSHSFCKECLQLWWKEKDTQTCPLCMKIPSSTDPPVSLVLRNLCKTAVEERAERAGTPLAASEALCNLHAEKLKLFCLDHEEPVCLVCRDSKAHNNHRFRPIEEAAQDQRVKLQVFLKCLQDKLKLFEYVKANSDLTVEHNVVQTRYIESQIKEQFKKLHHFLFEEEEARITALKTEEQQKSRMMQEKIEALTKKIAALSETISATQEELRADDSLFLYNYKAAAERVQQRPLLEDPEVVSGALIDVAKHLGNLAYDIWNKMKETVSYTPVILNPNTAEGHLIISSDLTSVRQGSKQKLPENPERFDSYSIIMGSEGYDSGSHSWDVEVRNDGVWCLGVLQESIKRKGQLKTGFWELSRHDGKYTAVAPTLPCKVLAVKTLQRIRVRLHCDKGKLSFFDIDTNTLIHTFKLTITEKLFPYIETKTLPLTILPSAICVNYEARLMG; this is encoded by the exons ATGACAGACGTGTGGGATGTCGACACGTGGCTTACTCTGAAGCCTCACCTCCACCT GCAGGTAGAGTTACAGGCGTCACCTCGGCTAACTGAGTCTGAACCGGACCTTtcgactgtgtttgtgctgttggtgccTTGTGGAGCAAGGAGCAAGTGTGCTTCAGCGTTG GGCAAACTGGCTGCACAATCTGAGTCTGAAAAGGAACTCACCTGTTCGATCTGCCATGAAATCTTCAGAGATCCGGTCATCCTCTCATGCAGCCACAGCTTCTGCAAAGAATGTCTGCAGTTGTGGTGGAAGGAGAAGGACACCCAAACCTGCCCACTCTGCATGAAGATACCCTCATCAACTGACCCACCTGTGAGTTTAGTGCTAAGGAACCTGTGTAAGACTGCTGTAGAGGAGAGAGCTGAGAGAGCAGGGACACCACTAGCAGCATCTGAAGCTCTCTGCAATCTGCACGctgagaaactcaaactcttctgtTTGGACCACGAGGAGCCCGTGTGTCTCGTATGTCGAGACTCAAAAGCACACAACAACCACAGATTCAGACCCATCGAAGAAGCTGCACAGGATCAAAGAGTGAAGCTCCAGGTGTTTCTCAAGTGTTTACAAGATAAACTGAAGCTCTTTGAATACGTGAAAGCAAACAGTGACCTCACTGTAGAACACAACGTAGTGCAGACTCGGTACATAGAGAGCcagattaaggagcagtttaagaagcttcaTCACTTTCTGTTTGAGGAGGAAGAGGCAAGGATCACCGCTCTgaagacagaagagcagcagaagagTCGGATGATGCAGGAGAAGATTGAGGCTCTGACCAAAAAGATAGCAGCTCTTTCTGAAACCATCAGTGCCACACAGGAGGAACTGAGAGCTGATGACTCTTTGTTTCTCTATAACTACAAGGCTGCAGCAGAAAGAGTCCAGCAGCGACccctgctggaggatcctgagGTGGTCTCTGGAGCTCTGATCGATGtggccaaacacctgggcaacctggCCTACGACATCTGGAACAAAATGAAGGAGACAGTTTCCTACACTCCTGTGATTCTGAATCCAAACACCGCTGAAGGACACCTCATCATCTCTTCAGATCTTACTAGTGTGAGACAAGGAAGCAAACAGAAGCTTCCTGAAAACCCAGAAAGGTTTGACAGCTATTCGATCATCATGGGCTCTGAGGGCTACGACTCGGGGAGTCACAGCTGGGACGTTGAGGTTAGAAATGATGGAGTCTGGTGTCTCGGTGTGCTACAGGAGTCAATTAAGAGAAAGGGACAATTAAAGACTGGATTCTGGGAATTAAGTCGCCACGATGGGAAATACACAGCAGTTGCTCCAACACTTCCATGCAAAGTCCTCGCAGTGAAGACgctccagaggatcagagtTCGCCTGCACTGCGACAAAGGGAAGCTCTCATTCTTTGATATTGATACcaacacactcatacacacctTCAAACTCACTATCACTGAGAAGTTGTTTCCTTACATTGAGACCAAGACTCTTCCGCTGACCATACTACCATCAGCCATCTGT